From a single Loxodonta africana isolate mLoxAfr1 chromosome 9, mLoxAfr1.hap2, whole genome shotgun sequence genomic region:
- the ANXA1 gene encoding annexin A1: MAMVSEFLKQAWFIENEEQEYVKTVKGSKGGPGSAVSPYPTFNPSSDVAALHNAITVKGVDEATIIDILTKRNNAQRQQIKAAYLQEKGKPLDEALKKALKGHLEEVALALLKTPAQFDADELRGAMKGLGTDEDTLIEILVSRTNREIREINRVYREELKRDLAKDITSDTSGDFRNALLSLAKGDRSEDLGVNDDLADTDARALYEAGERRKGTDVNVFNTILTTRSYPHLRRVFQKYTKYSQHDMNKVLDLELKGDIENCLTAIVKCATCTPAFFAEKLYQAMKGAGTRHKTLIRIMVSRSEVDMNDIKSFYQKKYGVSLCQAILDETKGDYEKILVALCGGN; the protein is encoded by the exons ATGGCAATGGTATCAGAATTCCTCAAGCAGGCCTGGTTCATTGAAAATGAAGAGCAGGAATATGTG AAAACTGTGAAAGGATCCAAAGGTGGCCCTGGGTCAGCAGTGAGCCCCTACCCCACCTTTAATCCATCCTCGGATGTTGCTGCCTTGCACAATGCAATAACAGTTAAAG GTGTGGATGAAGCAACCATCATTGACATTTTAACTAAGAGAAACAATGCACAACGCCAGCAAATCAAAGCAGCATACCTCcaggaaaaaggcaag CCCCTGGATGAAGCTCTGAAGAAAGCCCTCAAAGGCCATCTCGAGGAAGTGGCTTTGGCTCTATTAAAAACACCAGCCCAGTTTGATGCTGATGAACTTCGTGGTGCCATGAAG GGCCTTGGAACTGATGAGGACACTCTAATTGAAATTTTGGTATCAAGGACCAACAGAGAAATCAGAGAAATTAACAGAGTCTACCGAGAGG aACTGAAGAGAGATCTGGCCAAAGACATCACCTCAGACACGTCTGGTGATTTTCGGAACGCTTTGCTTTCCCTTGCCAAG ggtgaCAGATCTGAGGATCTTGGTGTGAATGATGACTTGGCTGACACAGATGCCAGG GCCTTATATGAagcaggagaaagaagaaaggggacAGATGTGAATGTATTCAATACCATTCTTACCACAAGAAGCTATCCCCACCTTCGCagag TGTTTCAGAAATACACCAAGTACAGTCAGCATGACATGAACAAAGTTCTGGACCTGGAGCTGAAAGGCGACATTGAAAACTGCCTCACAGCTATCG TGAAGTGTGCCACGTGCACACCAGCTTTCTTTGCTGAGAAGCTTTATCAGGCCATGAAG GGTGCTGGAACTCGTCATAAGACATTGATCAGGATTATGGTTTCCCGTTCTGAAGTCGACATGAATGACATCAAATCGTTCTATCAGAAGAAGTATGGTGTCTCTCTTTGCCAAGCCATCCTG gATGAAACCAAGGGAGATTATGAAAAAATCCTGGTGGCTCTCTGTGGAGGAAACTAA